A DNA window from Methanophagales archaeon contains the following coding sequences:
- a CDS encoding NDP-sugar synthase yields the protein MKAVVLAGGYGTRLRPLTYSTPKAMIPLVNKPVIDYILDYLVGYGLKDIVITTNYLREQTINYLSSRKDLKLSYPEEPFPLGTAGSVKNACIDDTALIIQGDNITDINIKKLMDFHQKHERLVTIALLAVPDPSLYGIAEIEQSSGRVKKFKEKPSPHECFSNLANTGLYIIEPEAMEYVPEGRAFDFSKDLFPILVAQNEVYGCVVDGFWTDIGSLEGYMKASRWILDKKGFECADTAEIEDSEIEGNVAIGEHVVINESLIRGPAVIGNHAALRKSKVHKSVVFPGVDLGETLLLNSVVGEDTLIKKAEISDSILGARCEIRACHCRSPTR from the coding sequence ATGAAAGCAGTGGTTCTCGCTGGGGGCTATGGTACTAGGCTTCGACCTCTCACGTACAGTACACCAAAGGCGATGATTCCTCTTGTGAATAAGCCCGTGATTGATTATATACTGGATTATCTTGTGGGATATGGGTTGAAGGATATCGTTATAACAACGAATTATCTCAGAGAGCAGACGATAAATTACTTGAGCAGCCGTAAGGATTTAAAGCTCTCATATCCAGAAGAACCTTTTCCATTGGGAACCGCGGGCTCGGTGAAGAATGCATGCATTGATGATACCGCATTGATCATCCAGGGGGATAACATTACGGATATAAATATAAAAAAGCTGATGGATTTCCACCAGAAACATGAAAGGCTCGTAACCATAGCTCTTCTGGCTGTGCCTGACCCTTCGCTGTACGGTATAGCGGAGATAGAGCAATCGAGTGGCAGGGTGAAGAAATTTAAAGAGAAGCCATCACCTCACGAATGTTTCTCCAATCTCGCGAATACGGGGCTATATATAATAGAGCCAGAGGCAATGGAGTACGTACCCGAAGGGCGTGCTTTCGACTTCTCCAAGGACCTGTTCCCTATCCTCGTGGCGCAGAATGAGGTCTATGGCTGTGTGGTTGATGGGTTCTGGACTGACATTGGCTCTCTTGAGGGGTACATGAAGGCGAGCAGGTGGATACTGGATAAAAAGGGGTTCGAATGCGCAGATACTGCGGAGATAGAAGATAGTGAGATAGAAGGTAACGTTGCCATTGGTGAGCATGTGGTGATAAATGAATCGTTGATACGTGGTCCTGCAGTAATAGGCAACCATGCTGCATTAAGGAAGAGCAAGGTACATAAGTCTGTGGTCTTTCCAGGGGTAGATTTAGGTGAGACGCTACTTCTTAATAGCGTGGTTGGTGAGGACACACTGATAAAGAAGGCGGAGATAAGTGATTCTATACTCGGTGCCAGATGTGAGATAAGAGCATGC